From one [Ruminococcus] lactaris ATCC 29176 genomic stretch:
- a CDS encoding protease complex subunit PrcB family protein, producing MERKKQSMWKTFALAFCLLLSLEAGGCVRQEKKNSEQHELEIKVVTEEAIPEELMSLIEKNKKTPFRLTFADQGKLYLAEGYGEQKTTGYSVEVDRLCETQETVYIHTGLLGPEKGEEKKEIATYPYVVVELEETEKNIRFE from the coding sequence GTGGAGAGAAAAAAGCAGAGTATGTGGAAAACTTTTGCACTGGCTTTCTGTCTTCTGCTGTCTTTGGAGGCCGGAGGCTGCGTGCGGCAGGAAAAAAAGAATTCTGAACAGCACGAACTGGAGATAAAAGTAGTTACGGAGGAGGCGATTCCGGAAGAATTAATGAGCCTGATCGAGAAAAATAAGAAAACCCCGTTCCGGCTGACTTTTGCGGATCAGGGGAAATTGTATCTTGCCGAGGGATATGGAGAGCAGAAGACAACAGGATACAGTGTGGAAGTGGACCGGCTCTGTGAAACACAGGAAACGGTCTATATCCATACCGGTCTTCTCGGACCGGAAAAAGGAGAAGAAAAAAAGGAGATTGCAACTTATCCTTATGTAGTAGTGGAACTAGAAGAGACAGAAAAAAATATCCGGTTTGAATAA
- a CDS encoding lysophospholipid acyltransferase family protein, translating into MIRLICIVVFLILYLILSIPVFLVEWLIGKFNPQARDISSLRIVQWGFKVILKMTGVKVTVIGEENIPDEPVLYVGNHRSFFDILLTYSRCKRLTGYIAKKEMEKVPLLSIWMRFVYCLFLDRENPKEGLKTILKAIEYIKKGISICIFPEGTRNKGEELSLLPFKEGAFKVATKTGCAIVPISMNNTCEIFEAHFPKIRKTHVVLEYGKPIYPDELDKDTKKHISEYVRNIIDETIHKNAELI; encoded by the coding sequence ATGATTCGATTAATATGTATTGTTGTATTTCTGATTTTATACCTGATCCTGTCGATTCCGGTTTTTCTCGTGGAATGGCTGATCGGTAAGTTCAATCCACAGGCACGGGATATCAGTTCCTTAAGGATCGTCCAGTGGGGATTTAAAGTGATCCTGAAAATGACCGGAGTAAAGGTCACTGTGATCGGTGAAGAAAATATTCCTGATGAACCGGTTCTTTACGTGGGAAACCATCGCAGCTTCTTTGATATCCTGCTTACCTACAGCCGCTGCAAAAGACTGACCGGATATATTGCAAAGAAAGAGATGGAAAAAGTTCCCCTGCTTTCGATCTGGATGCGTTTTGTCTATTGTCTTTTCCTTGACCGAGAGAATCCAAAAGAGGGACTTAAGACGATCCTGAAAGCCATCGAATATATCAAAAAGGGGATTTCGATCTGTATCTTCCCTGAGGGTACAAGAAATAAAGGAGAAGAACTTTCTCTTCTTCCTTTTAAAGAGGGAGCATTTAAAGTCGCAACCAAAACCGGTTGTGCTATTGTACCGATCTCCATGAATAATACCTGTGAGATTTTTGAAGCTCATTTTCCAAAGATCAGAAAGACCCACGTTGTCCTTGAATATGGAAAGCCGATCTACCCGGATGAGCTGGATAAGGATACGAAAAAGCATATCAGTGAATATGTAAGAAATATCATTGATGAGACGATCCATAAAAATGCTGAACTTATATAG
- a CDS encoding heavy metal translocating P-type ATPase, with protein MEQYRVTGMSCAACSSRVEKAVSNVPGVTSCSVSLLTNSMGVEGTASASEIIAAVEASGYGASLKNAENGNGGTASAAAADEMLKDTETPKMKRRLIASLVFLIPLMYVSMGHMMWGWPLPSFMAENHIAMGLTQLLLTTTVMVINQKFFVNGFKGMIHLTPNMDTLVALGAGASYGYSVYALYAMTAAQVSGDMDGVMSFMHEFYFESAAMILTLITVGKMLEARSKGKTTDALKSLMKLAPKTATVIRNGEELNVSIEQVKKGDVFVVRPGENIPVDGMVIEGTSAVNEAALTGESIPVDKKSGDTVSAATLNQSGFIRCEATRVGEDTTLSQIIQMVSDAAATKAPIAKVADRVSGVFVPTVITIAVITMVVWLLAGQSIGFALARGISVLVISCPCALGLATPVAIMVGNGMGAKNGIMFKTAVSLEETGKTQIVALDKTGTITSGEPRVTDLFPAEKISEEELVRTAYVLEKKSEHPLARAVLEYAKEKGVESKEEAEDFQAIAGNGLSGRLGEAWLYGGNLKYIRSKSEIPDAAEQQAQKFAQEGKTPLFFVKNEKLIGIIAVADVIKEDSPQAVKELQNMGIRVVMLTGDNERTAKAIGEQAGVDEVIAGVLPEGKEAVIRSLKKKGKVAMVGDGINDAPALTRADIGIAIGAGTDIAIDAADVVLMKSRLSDVPAAIRMSRATLRNIHENLFWAFFYNVIGIPLAAGVWIPLFEWQLNPMFGAAAMSLSSFCVVTNALRLNWFKMYDGSHDKKVRANRSKKKQEEEMMTKTIKIEGMMCGHCEAAVKKALEALDQVETAEVSHEAGTAVVTLNSKISDDVLKKAVEEKDYTVTGIE; from the coding sequence ATGGAACAATATCGTGTGACAGGGATGAGCTGTGCAGCGTGCAGCAGCCGTGTAGAAAAAGCGGTATCCAATGTCCCAGGGGTAACCTCATGCTCGGTAAGTCTGCTGACTAACTCCATGGGAGTGGAGGGAACTGCGTCGGCATCCGAGATCATTGCCGCTGTGGAGGCATCCGGATACGGAGCATCGCTGAAAAATGCAGAGAACGGAAACGGAGGAACAGCATCTGCTGCTGCAGCGGATGAGATGCTGAAAGATACAGAGACTCCGAAGATGAAAAGGAGACTGATCGCTTCACTGGTATTTCTTATCCCGTTGATGTATGTATCAATGGGACATATGATGTGGGGATGGCCGTTGCCTTCTTTTATGGCAGAAAATCATATTGCGATGGGTCTGACGCAGTTACTTCTGACAACGACAGTGATGGTGATCAATCAGAAATTCTTTGTCAATGGGTTTAAAGGCATGATCCATCTCACCCCCAATATGGATACACTGGTGGCACTGGGAGCAGGAGCATCTTATGGCTACAGTGTCTATGCATTGTATGCGATGACTGCGGCTCAGGTCAGCGGGGATATGGATGGTGTCATGTCATTCATGCATGAATTCTATTTTGAGTCAGCAGCGATGATCCTTACGCTGATCACTGTAGGAAAGATGCTGGAAGCAAGATCGAAAGGAAAGACGACGGATGCACTGAAGAGTCTTATGAAGCTTGCTCCGAAGACAGCAACGGTAATAAGGAATGGAGAAGAACTGAATGTATCTATTGAGCAGGTAAAAAAAGGAGATGTATTTGTGGTCAGACCGGGGGAAAATATCCCGGTAGATGGAATGGTGATCGAGGGTACAAGTGCCGTGAATGAAGCGGCACTGACCGGTGAGAGTATTCCGGTGGATAAGAAGAGTGGAGATACGGTATCTGCAGCGACTTTGAACCAGTCAGGTTTTATCCGCTGTGAGGCAACGAGAGTTGGAGAAGATACAACCCTGTCACAGATCATTCAGATGGTCAGTGATGCAGCAGCCACGAAAGCACCAATCGCCAAAGTTGCAGACCGGGTATCAGGAGTATTTGTACCGACAGTCATTACGATTGCAGTGATCACGATGGTTGTGTGGCTGTTGGCAGGACAGAGTATCGGATTTGCACTTGCAAGAGGAATTTCAGTGCTTGTCATCAGTTGTCCGTGTGCGTTGGGACTTGCAACTCCGGTAGCGATTATGGTAGGAAATGGCATGGGTGCAAAAAATGGCATCATGTTTAAGACAGCAGTATCGCTGGAAGAGACAGGAAAGACGCAGATTGTGGCACTGGATAAGACCGGAACGATCACAAGCGGAGAGCCGAGAGTGACGGATCTTTTCCCGGCAGAGAAAATTTCGGAGGAAGAACTGGTCAGAACAGCTTATGTACTGGAAAAGAAAAGCGAGCATCCACTGGCAAGGGCAGTACTGGAATATGCGAAAGAAAAGGGAGTAGAAAGTAAAGAAGAGGCAGAAGATTTTCAGGCGATTGCAGGAAACGGACTTTCGGGAAGGCTGGGAGAAGCCTGGCTTTATGGTGGAAACTTAAAATATATCCGATCAAAAAGTGAAATACCGGATGCGGCAGAGCAGCAGGCACAGAAGTTTGCACAGGAGGGAAAGACTCCGCTGTTCTTTGTAAAAAATGAGAAACTGATCGGAATCATTGCGGTTGCAGATGTCATCAAAGAAGACAGTCCACAGGCAGTAAAAGAACTGCAGAATATGGGAATCCGGGTGGTTATGCTGACCGGAGATAATGAGCGTACCGCAAAAGCAATCGGAGAGCAGGCAGGAGTGGATGAAGTCATTGCAGGTGTGCTGCCGGAAGGAAAAGAGGCAGTGATCCGTTCACTGAAGAAAAAAGGAAAGGTGGCAATGGTCGGAGATGGGATCAATGATGCTCCGGCTCTGACGAGAGCAGATATAGGAATCGCGATTGGAGCGGGAACAGATATTGCCATTGATGCGGCAGATGTTGTGCTGATGAAGAGCAGACTGAGCGATGTTCCGGCAGCAATCCGGATGAGCCGGGCGACACTCCGCAATATCCATGAAAATCTATTCTGGGCATTCTTTTATAATGTAATCGGAATCCCGCTGGCAGCAGGAGTATGGATTCCGTTATTCGAATGGCAGTTGAACCCAATGTTTGGGGCAGCGGCGATGAGCCTGTCCAGTTTCTGCGTGGTAACAAATGCATTGAGACTGAACTGGTTTAAAATGTATGATGGAAGTCATGACAAAAAAGTCAGAGCGAATAGAAGCAAGAAAAAGCAGGAGGAAGAAATGATGACAAAGACGATCAAAATTGAAGGTATGATGTGTGGACATTGTGAGGCAGCAGTGAAGAAAGCACTGGAAGCACTGGACCAGGTAGAGACAGCGGAAGTAAGCCATGAGGCCGGAACAGCCGTAGTGACACTGAACAGCAAAATCAGTGATGATGTGCTGAAAAAAGCTGTGGAAGAGAAAGATTACACAGTAACAGGAATTGAATAA
- a CDS encoding metal-sensing transcriptional repressor: MEEEKVCPGCCHKTKERSEKEYKDLLNRLSRIEGQVRGIRRMVENDAYCPDILVQVSAVNAALNSFNKVLLANHIRTCVADDIREGKDATVDELVATLQKLMK; this comes from the coding sequence ATGGAAGAAGAAAAAGTCTGTCCGGGTTGCTGTCATAAGACAAAGGAGCGTTCGGAAAAAGAATATAAAGATTTACTGAACAGATTGAGCAGGATCGAAGGGCAGGTCAGGGGGATCAGGAGAATGGTAGAAAATGATGCCTATTGCCCGGACATTTTAGTACAGGTCTCAGCTGTGAATGCGGCATTGAACAGTTTTAATAAAGTACTTCTTGCAAACCATATTCGTACCTGCGTGGCGGATGATATAAGAGAGGGAAAAGATGCAACAGTGGATGAACTGGTTGCAACATTGCAGAAACTGATGAAATAA
- a CDS encoding S-ribosylhomocysteine lyase gives MERIASFTINHLNLMPGLYVSRRDAKGDCVTTTFDLRITAPNREPVIDTPALHTIEHLAATYLRNSESKEDVIYFGPMGCRTGCYLVMFGNLDSEDIYDLVMDLCDFIIGFEGEIPGAAPEQCGNYQEQNLDMAKYYIRKYRDSLKKDRNLVYPE, from the coding sequence ATGGAAAGAATTGCAAGTTTTACAATCAATCATCTGAATCTCATGCCGGGATTGTATGTATCAAGAAGAGATGCGAAAGGAGACTGTGTTACGACGACATTTGATCTGAGGATCACAGCACCGAACAGAGAGCCGGTCATAGATACACCGGCACTGCATACGATCGAGCATCTGGCGGCAACCTATCTCAGAAACAGTGAGAGTAAAGAAGATGTGATTTATTTTGGACCGATGGGCTGCAGGACAGGATGTTATCTTGTTATGTTCGGTAATTTAGATTCAGAAGATATTTACGACCTTGTTATGGATCTGTGTGATTTTATTATAGGATTTGAAGGCGAGATTCCGGGGGCAGCACCGGAACAGTGTGGAAATTATCAGGAACAGAATCTTGATATGGCGAAATATTATATCAGAAAATACCGGGACAGCCTGAAGAAGGACCGAAACCTGGTATATCCTGAATAG
- the mgrA gene encoding L-glyceraldehyde 3-phosphate reductase: MYQAAEERYQKMDYVYCGKSGLKLPEVSLGFWHNFGDTGVYENMKQICFTAFDNGITHFDLANNYGPEPGSAEKNFGRILKEEMGQHRDEMVISTKAGYLMWDGPYGDWGSRKYLLASLDQSLQRMGLDYVDIFYHHRMDPNTPLEETMGALATAVQSGKALYVGLSNYDGPTMEKAAAILKDLHCPFIINQNRYSIFDRTIEKNGLKEKAAELKKGIIAYSPLAQGLLTNRYLNGIPEDSRIMTDGRFLKKDALTEEKLMKIRALNEVAAGRGQTLAEMALSWILRDGIVTSVLVGASRPQQLLDNIKAIENTEFSEEELKKIDELSL; this comes from the coding sequence ATGTATCAGGCTGCAGAAGAAAGATATCAGAAAATGGATTATGTGTATTGTGGAAAAAGCGGATTAAAATTACCGGAAGTGTCACTGGGATTCTGGCATAATTTTGGAGATACCGGTGTCTATGAAAATATGAAGCAGATCTGCTTTACGGCATTTGACAATGGGATCACGCATTTTGATCTTGCGAATAACTACGGACCGGAACCGGGCAGTGCCGAGAAGAATTTTGGCAGAATCTTAAAAGAAGAGATGGGACAGCACAGAGATGAGATGGTGATCAGTACAAAAGCGGGATATCTGATGTGGGATGGCCCTTACGGGGACTGGGGAAGCAGAAAGTATCTGCTGGCAAGCCTGGATCAGAGCCTGCAGAGAATGGGACTGGATTATGTAGACATCTTTTATCATCACAGGATGGATCCGAATACACCATTAGAGGAGACCATGGGTGCATTGGCTACAGCAGTACAGTCGGGAAAAGCACTTTATGTAGGACTGTCCAATTATGATGGACCGACCATGGAAAAAGCGGCTGCGATCCTGAAGGATCTTCATTGTCCGTTTATTATTAATCAGAATCGTTATTCTATTTTTGACCGGACGATTGAGAAGAATGGTCTGAAAGAAAAGGCAGCAGAACTGAAGAAAGGAATCATTGCATATAGTCCGCTGGCACAGGGACTTCTGACGAACCGTTATCTGAATGGAATCCCGGAGGACAGCCGGATCATGACGGATGGAAGATTTTTGAAAAAGGATGCACTTACAGAAGAAAAGCTCATGAAAATCCGTGCTTTGAACGAGGTCGCAGCCGGACGTGGACAGACTCTGGCAGAGATGGCTCTGAGCTGGATTTTACGAGATGGAATCGTAACCAGTGTACTGGTGGGAGCATCGAGACCGCAGCAGTTGCTTGACAATATCAAAGCGATTGAAAATACGGAGTTCTCTGAAGAAGAACTGAAGAAGATCGATGAACTTTCTCTCTGA
- a CDS encoding RNA-guided endonuclease InsQ/TnpB family protein: MRKLLKSFKTEINPTVEQKIKINKTIGTCRYVYNFYLDHNKALYDKGEKFMTGKSFSVWLNNEYIPDNPEKVWIKEAYSKAVKKSIEDGCTAFTRFFKHQSAFPNFKKKGKSDVKMYFVKNNPKDCRCERHRLNIPTLGWVRIKEKGYIPTTKDGWNIKSGTVSIKAGRYYVSVLVEIPDAKIANNSNDGIGIDLGLKDLAIVSNGKTYKNINKSARVKKLEKKLRREQRCLSRKYENLKKGESTQKNIQKQKLKVQRLHHKIDNIRTDYINKSIAKIVKTKPSYITIEDLNISGMMKNRHLSKAVASQKFYEFRTKLKAKCDENGIELRVVDRWYPSSKICHCCGAIKKDLKLSDRIYCCDCGYVEDRDFNAALNLRDALTYEVA; encoded by the coding sequence ATGAGGAAATTGCTAAAGAGCTTCAAAACGGAAATAAATCCGACAGTCGAGCAAAAAATCAAGATTAACAAGACTATCGGCACTTGTAGATATGTTTACAACTTCTATCTTGATCACAACAAAGCTTTATACGATAAAGGTGAAAAGTTTATGACGGGCAAGAGTTTTAGCGTATGGCTCAATAATGAGTACATTCCTGATAATCCTGAAAAAGTATGGATTAAAGAAGCGTATTCAAAAGCTGTAAAAAAGTCTATTGAAGATGGATGTACTGCATTTACAAGATTTTTTAAACATCAAAGTGCTTTTCCTAATTTCAAAAAGAAAGGTAAATCTGATGTAAAAATGTATTTCGTAAAGAATAATCCTAAAGATTGCAGATGCGAGAGACATAGGTTGAACATACCCACTTTAGGCTGGGTACGCATTAAAGAAAAAGGCTATATACCAACAACTAAAGACGGATGGAATATCAAAAGCGGTACAGTATCCATCAAAGCAGGCAGATATTATGTGTCAGTTCTTGTGGAAATTCCCGACGCTAAGATTGCTAATAATAGCAATGACGGTATAGGAATTGATCTGGGGTTGAAAGACTTGGCGATTGTTTCTAATGGTAAAACTTATAAAAATATCAATAAGTCAGCAAGAGTTAAAAAATTGGAAAAGAAATTGCGCAGAGAACAAAGATGTCTCTCACGCAAGTATGAGAATTTAAAGAAAGGAGAGTCCACTCAAAAAAATATACAAAAGCAAAAGCTCAAAGTGCAAAGACTTCATCATAAAATAGATAATATCCGTACTGATTATATCAATAAATCAATAGCCAAGATAGTGAAAACCAAGCCATCTTATATAACTATTGAAGATTTGAATATATCAGGAATGATGAAGAACAGACATCTATCAAAAGCCGTTGCATCACAAAAGTTCTATGAATTCAGAACTAAGCTTAAAGCTAAGTGTGATGAAAATGGTATTGAATTAAGAGTCGTAGACAGATGGTATCCATCATCCAAAATATGTCACTGTTGTGGTGCTATCAAGAAAGATTTGAAGCTTTCAGATAGAATATACTGTTGTGATTGTGGCTATGTTGAGGATAGGGATTTTAATGCTGCTCTTAATCTAAGAGATGCTTTAACTTACGAAGTTGCATAA
- a CDS encoding IS607 family transposase: MTNYKPKDFAELLGVSVKTLQRWDREGILKANRTPTDRRYYTYDQYLQFKGINTENDNRQIVIYARVSTRNQKDDLQNQVTFLRQFCNAKGIIVDQCIEDYGSGLNYNRKKWNQLLDEVMEQKIKTIIVTHKDRFVRFGYDWFEKFCMKFNTTIVVVNNEELSPQEELVQDIVSILHVFSCRLYGLRKYKKQIEGDEEIAKELQNGNKSDSRAKNQD; this comes from the coding sequence ATCACTAATTACAAACCAAAAGATTTTGCTGAATTATTGGGCGTCTCAGTCAAAACGTTACAACGTTGGGATAGAGAGGGGATTCTGAAAGCAAATCGGACTCCGACTGATAGGCGTTATTATACTTATGACCAATATCTTCAGTTTAAGGGCATAAATACTGAAAACGATAATCGTCAGATTGTTATTTATGCCAGAGTATCTACAAGAAACCAAAAAGATGATTTGCAAAACCAAGTAACTTTTTTACGTCAGTTTTGCAATGCTAAAGGTATCATTGTAGATCAATGTATTGAAGATTATGGAAGTGGGCTTAACTACAATCGTAAAAAGTGGAATCAATTATTAGATGAAGTAATGGAACAAAAAATCAAAACTATCATAGTTACACATAAAGATAGATTTGTCAGATTTGGCTATGATTGGTTTGAAAAATTCTGTATGAAGTTTAATACAACCATAGTGGTAGTGAATAATGAAGAACTATCACCGCAAGAAGAGCTTGTACAGGATATTGTATCTATACTTCACGTTTTTTCTTGTAGATTGTACGGTCTTCGTAAGTATAAAAAACAAATAGAAGGGGATGAGGAAATTGCTAAAGAGCTTCAAAACGGAAATAAATCCGACAGTCGAGCAAAAAATCAAGATTAA
- a CDS encoding calcium/sodium antiporter, whose product MKEIVMAIALLVIGFVLLIKGADYFVDGSSAVAKKLKVPSLIIGFTIVAMGTSLPECAVSVAASVTNNNALAVSNAVGSNIFNLMVVCGICALIVPLTVQVGTLKKEFPFSVFCALFLLALGYLGMNLGHTEGIILILIFVCYLLWMIFSALKARREAVEEEIDTFPAWKCIVYIIGGAAAIKFGGDFVVDGATMVARSFGLTQTLIGLTVVALGTSLPELVTSIVAAKKNELDMAVGNVVGSNIFNILLVLGAASSISPIAFLMENIVDIVILVGFSIVVWLMVWTKKRLSRKEGIIMLLLYIGYMVYICIR is encoded by the coding sequence ATGAAAGAAATAGTAATGGCTATTGCCCTGCTGGTGATCGGTTTTGTACTTTTGATCAAAGGAGCAGATTATTTTGTAGATGGAAGTTCTGCAGTTGCAAAGAAGCTGAAAGTTCCGTCGCTGATCATTGGATTTACGATCGTGGCGATGGGGACGAGCCTGCCAGAGTGTGCGGTAAGCGTTGCTGCATCTGTTACGAACAATAATGCACTGGCGGTCAGCAATGCAGTGGGATCTAATATATTTAATTTGATGGTGGTATGCGGAATCTGTGCGTTGATCGTACCGCTGACAGTACAGGTTGGGACTCTGAAAAAAGAGTTCCCATTTTCGGTTTTCTGTGCATTGTTTCTGCTTGCACTTGGTTATTTAGGGATGAATCTTGGACACACAGAAGGGATTATCCTGATCCTGATTTTTGTATGCTATCTTTTGTGGATGATCTTTTCGGCATTGAAGGCGAGACGAGAAGCTGTGGAAGAGGAGATTGATACATTTCCGGCATGGAAATGTATCGTGTATATCATTGGAGGAGCTGCAGCAATCAAGTTTGGCGGAGATTTTGTCGTGGATGGTGCAACAATGGTGGCAAGAAGTTTCGGGCTGACTCAGACTTTGATCGGTCTTACAGTCGTTGCACTGGGAACAAGCCTTCCTGAACTGGTCACATCCATTGTAGCGGCAAAAAAGAACGAGCTGGATATGGCGGTGGGAAATGTAGTGGGGTCTAATATTTTCAATATACTGCTGGTACTTGGAGCTGCGTCATCTATCAGTCCGATTGCATTTTTAATGGAAAATATTGTTGATATTGTGATTCTTGTTGGCTTTAGTATCGTTGTATGGCTGATGGTGTGGACAAAGAAAAGACTGAGCAGGAAAGAAGGCATTATCATGCTGCTGCTCTATATAGGTTATATGGTGTATATCTGTATAAGATAG
- the rpsI gene encoding 30S ribosomal protein S9 translates to MANAKYYGTGRRKKSIARVYLVPGTGKITINKRDIDEYLGLETLKVVVRQPLVATETVDKFDVIVNVCGGGYTGQAGAIRHGIARALLEADADYRPVLKSAGYLTRDPRMKERKKPGLKAARRAPQFSKR, encoded by the coding sequence GTGGCTAACGCAAAATATTACGGAACAGGAAGAAGAAAAAAATCGATCGCAAGAGTATATCTTGTACCTGGAACAGGAAAAATTACTATTAATAAGAGAGACATCGATGAGTATCTCGGACTCGAGACTCTGAAAGTTGTTGTTCGCCAGCCGCTCGTGGCTACAGAGACTGTTGACAAGTTTGATGTCATCGTCAATGTATGTGGTGGCGGATATACAGGACAGGCAGGAGCTATCCGTCATGGAATCGCCAGAGCACTCCTTGAGGCTGATGCTGATTATAGACCGGTTCTTAAATCCGCAGGTTACCTGACTCGTGACCCACGTATGAAAGAACGTAAGAAACCAGGTCTCAAAGCAGCTCGTCGCGCTCCGCAGTTCAGCAAGCGTTAA
- the rplM gene encoding 50S ribosomal protein L13: MKTYMANPDKIERKWYVVDAEGATLGRLASEIAKVLRGKNKPEYTPHIDTGDYVIVVNAEKVKVTGKKLQQKIYYNHSDYVGGMRETTLAELLAKKPEKVIELAVKGMLPKGPMGRDMIKKLHVYAGPEHANQAQKPEVLTF; this comes from the coding sequence ATGAAAACTTATATGGCTAACCCGGATAAGATTGAAAGAAAATGGTATGTGGTTGACGCTGAAGGTGCTACATTAGGACGCCTTGCATCTGAGATTGCTAAGGTGCTCAGAGGAAAGAACAAACCGGAATATACACCGCACATCGATACAGGTGATTATGTAATCGTTGTGAATGCTGAGAAAGTAAAAGTAACAGGAAAGAAATTACAGCAGAAGATTTATTATAATCACTCCGATTATGTTGGAGGAATGAGAGAGACTACACTCGCTGAGCTTCTTGCAAAGAAGCCGGAGAAGGTAATCGAGCTTGCTGTTAAGGGAATGCTTCCGAAAGGACCTATGGGAAGAGACATGATCAAGAAGCTTCATGTTTACGCTGGCCCAGAGCATGCAAATCAGGCTCAGAAGCCGGAAGTTCTTACATTTTAG
- a CDS encoding alpha-amylase family glycosyl hydrolase, translating to MWAYNETFYQIYPIGFCGAPVHNDGVPAHRILKIGDWAEYLGNLGIGSIILNPIFESDNHGYDTRDFRKIDCRLGTNEDFSEVCKKLHSQNVKVILDGVFNHVGRGFWAFRDVQEKKWDSPYKDWFHISFDGNSCYNDGFWYEGWEGHFELVKLNLQNPAVVDYLLDCVKLWIEDFGIDGLRLDVAYCLDHNFMKRLRSFCESIKPGFALIGEVLFGDYNLIVNDEMLHSCTNYECYKGIYSSFNSMNLFEIAHSLNRQFGPEQWCIYRGKHLMTFVDNHDVTRIASILTNKNHLPLCYGILFGMPGIPCIYYGSEWGEEGVKAPDNDYALRPCFDAPKPNELTDFISRLIEVRCASDALCNGSYRNVVITNHQLIFERRTETERILVAINASDSDFTAGNGELQGSYIDLLKTGDSSETAPQTLNGQLSMPAYSVQYLKML from the coding sequence ATGTGGGCTTATAATGAAACTTTTTATCAGATTTATCCGATCGGGTTTTGTGGGGCTCCCGTTCACAATGACGGAGTTCCCGCACACCGCATTTTAAAGATCGGGGACTGGGCGGAATATCTCGGAAATCTCGGCATCGGATCGATCATTCTCAATCCGATCTTTGAATCCGACAATCATGGATATGATACAAGAGATTTCCGCAAAATTGACTGCCGCCTCGGCACAAATGAAGATTTCAGTGAAGTATGTAAGAAACTTCATTCACAGAATGTCAAAGTAATCCTTGACGGTGTCTTCAACCATGTCGGACGCGGCTTCTGGGCATTCCGGGATGTCCAGGAAAAGAAATGGGACTCTCCTTATAAAGACTGGTTTCATATCAGTTTCGACGGAAACAGTTGTTATAATGATGGTTTCTGGTATGAAGGCTGGGAAGGTCATTTTGAACTGGTCAAGCTGAATCTTCAGAATCCGGCTGTTGTAGATTATCTGCTGGACTGTGTAAAGCTTTGGATCGAAGACTTCGGCATCGACGGACTCCGTCTGGATGTTGCCTATTGTCTGGATCATAATTTTATGAAACGCCTCCGCAGCTTCTGTGAATCGATCAAACCAGGGTTTGCACTGATCGGAGAAGTCCTCTTTGGTGACTACAATCTGATCGTCAATGATGAGATGCTTCACAGTTGCACGAATTATGAATGCTATAAGGGAATTTATTCCAGTTTCAACAGCATGAATCTGTTCGAGATCGCACATTCCCTGAACCGTCAGTTCGGACCGGAACAGTGGTGTATTTACCGCGGAAAGCATCTTATGACATTTGTGGATAATCATGATGTCACAAGAATCGCAAGCATTCTGACGAACAAGAACCACTTACCGTTATGTTACGGAATCCTCTTTGGAATGCCGGGAATCCCCTGTATTTATTATGGAAGTGAATGGGGTGAAGAAGGAGTGAAAGCTCCCGATAATGACTATGCTCTCCGCCCGTGCTTTGATGCCCCAAAGCCAAATGAACTGACCGACTTTATCTCCCGGCTGATCGAAGTAAGATGTGCCAGTGATGCTCTCTGCAACGGTTCTTACCGAAATGTTGTCATTACGAATCATCAGCTTATCTTTGAACGCCGCACAGAAACAGAACGCATCCTTGTTGCCATCAACGCTTCTGATTCTGACTTCACCGCAGGAAATGGAGAACTTCAGGGATCTTATATTGACCTGCTGAAGACCGGCGATTCATCAGAAACCGCTCCACAGACCCTGAACGGACAGCTTTCCATGCCGGCTTACAGTGTCCAGTATCTGAAAATGCTGTGA